CCAAACTCTCAAAATACAGGTTTCCAATGGCTTCAAACTCTGGAGCCGACCCCGGAGCTGAACCCGAAAGCCCTCTCTCCACGGTAGCACCGATCACAGATTTACCAAGTAGTTTTGAAACCATCCCAACATGGTCATTGGAATAGTAGTTCATATCAAAATGTTTACCTCTTGCTTTAGGATAAAGAACGCTGACTTTTAAAGATCCTTTTTTCATCTATTTCTATTTATAGTTCAACATTTTTTTGCTTTTTTAATTCTGCATAAGGCTCG
This DNA window, taken from Lutimonas zeaxanthinifaciens, encodes the following:
- a CDS encoding EthD family reductase — translated: MKKGSLKVSVLYPKARGKHFDMNYYSNDHVGMVSKLLGKSVIGATVERGLSGSAPGSAPEFEAIGNLYFESLESFQNSFGPNADKIMGDLPNFTNIEPIVQISEVVI